In Cyprinus carpio isolate SPL01 chromosome A5, ASM1834038v1, whole genome shotgun sequence, the sequence taagtttctaaatatttaaattagctaTAAACTGATCTTTGTGATTTATTATCcctctatttatctatctatctatcaaactgGAAGTTCATTGATTTAAAGATATGGgaactttttaattatatacGTTGATGACAAATGACTTGAAATTCATGTCATGGAAATTAATTGCTCAGAAGCTGATCAATTCCTGTTTATAGTTACTTTAGAATTCTGGCTAGGACACAAAGACCTCGTTTAGTGTAATTAATTTGACAAAAGCATGTATTTAATGACAAAATCAAGTCATAGCGTAATTCTTAAattatattctgtttatttatttatttacttatttatttatttatttatgtattattatttttgcattttatttgcagaACTTGCCATTCTCTGTAGAGAACAAGTGGAGGCTTCTTGGCATGATGGTGCTGTTCTTTGGCAGTGGATTTACCTTCCCATTCATTGTTGTCAGGCATCAGATCCTGAAGAAGTGAGGCTCCTACCAATCACACATTGTAAGTAACATTGTATATTACACATTCTGAGCATATGTGCTTCATGGCTTGTCTCTAAAGGACCTTTAATGCTCTTTATCTTCATTAAAGTTTAAACACTGCCATATTGTAAACCATTCCGAACAAtaaccatttaataatttaggatgacttttttttttgttcttctcttACATTGTTcctttgtgtgttgttgttgttttttaggtcAGTGTGATTCTTATACAATGCAGCTCTCCGTTTCTTCTGGTGTGGATcctgtaatgtttttgtaaataaaatggcCAATTACATCACTGTGTCTTTCACATTCTTTATTGCATGCTTTTCTGAAACCTAAAAGCATAGGCTGAAATTACTCAAATGATATGATTCCCTTTATAAATGTGTACTTGAGGTTGAATCCTTCCACAAtctgtaaaattttatttatccattgaCCAAAACTTTCCTTAAATTTAGATTGACATTTGTGTGgtgaaataaagcaataagccccaagaatccgtggtttacagtgaatttataacagctaaggggttTTGTTAGGCATGCCGTGATGTGGAATgcctaaaacccccttagctgtcatagaataaaacagagcaaataaagtgtaatgatataactaaaaacagtattcttccaacaaacaatgtagttcctcaggtcccgtttacactagtgcgttttcgttttaaaacacacagcttttgctacggttacgcctatcgtttacactactccggcgttttcgaccctcgaaaatgctgcagaccccgttttagtttgaaaactctggggttgcgtttcagtgtattCTTGACGAccgtaaacaataacatcatgtgcattgttgtacccatagatgtataagtagattccccattcgatcgctccaagcacgtagacgcATCtgcgatctaaataatagggaatctacctattcatatctatgacTGTACCTGcgtgaatggtcatgtgacatgcgttttaggttaGTGTAGACGTAGATCAATTCTGAAATGCAGCAGAAATGGCAGTGTAGaagaggatcgttttcattctaaaacaccgttttaaaacgaaaatgcatAAGTGTAGACGGggcctcagaaacagttgtggttccaacaaagtggttgccgagcaacacacagaagtaaacaaaggtgtatgtttgtagtagCTGCACCCCAAATGACGCACTCATAcgctatgtacttatgcactatgtactcaaccatgtagtgtatgaattatataaggttatttgtcatttataatcggagtctgatagcccctcccccttcgttatgtaattaaagctgcgacagttgagtgcatgaagtgtccaacattccacacttaattttttcggttatttaagtgcatcatccgtgtggttaaatgcactttttctttttggaattttcagtctgaacacactactcacactatttatactacaaaacgtcatagaatagtgcaaTAGTACACGATTTGGGACGCAcctagtgtaatttacaacagctttgaacgcagctcaaccaatcagaatcaaggactggaactatcCTATCACATGAAAAGGCTGTAAAGTATCAGAAGTTCACAGCTTTTGCACTGTTTTATTCACTTACAGAACTACAGGAAAGCTCTCacttaatgaaatgaaatacattcCACAACAGTGTGTTTACAAggtaaagaatattaaaatgggATTGTCAGCAGGGATTCTAGATATGCACTGAGAAGTCAGTCACTAACAGCTGGAAAGATGTTTGTTTTCCCTCCACAATTCTCACCTTTATGTCTCTCCTGCTGAATTACATATATTAACTCATTATAGTTCTGTTAACCTTCTACTGCCAAAAGCTTTAAATATCTAGGAACAAAACAACAGGGAGGGAGATGGTAATATTGAAAAAGAACTTGCATTACAATATTTACTTTACTGGGAACTGGCCAATTTTTAAGACGACCAAAGGGGTAAAACGTTGTAAGACTGAGAAACGAGTAATAAAACTAGCTTGTTCAGACGATCCTGTTCATATACAGTTTGGTTGATTGATAGATTCTGCTACTTTTCAGTGCACAGGTTCGCATGCAGTTGGTTCTGCATGAAAATGTCATTACTAAACAAACTACACTTTTTGATTTGCAATATCCAGTATCTTTATTAAAAGTTTCTCTTTGGCGATTTTAAAGAAACATCCTATATATGATAATGTAGTTATCTCTCCTCCTCAGCAAACCATGATCAAAAACTCTTTCCAATCAAAAACACTTTTTCCATATTAATGTTTGATAGCCCACTTGAACAGTAAGAATacattatattgatatttatttcactaatttacttttaaatagatCTTAGTCATATAGCTCAgacttttgttttatgttgtaaaCGTTATCTCTGTCAGTGTGACTTTGAAAGACCTCTTAATGTTCTGGCTTAGTGTGAGCATTTATGTATCACTAGAACATTACGTCCTTGAGAACAAAGATGCTATTTTTGCCGGTGCCAGAATGCTAAGGTCACACAGAACAGGTCATTAAAAACCATCCATCCCTAAATCAAAGTCTGCCAGATCGTATGGTAACTCTTCCCTGGACACAGGCCCTgattaaaacaaagcaaagccattaaaaataaattatataattgtaaattaatgtttaatgattttgGACCGTCATGCAGCACTATAAAATTAATGTACCATCAAATTTGCCATAAGCAATTAAAGTGAAGGTAACAATAAAATGTGTGCGTTAATTTTggataaatgtgtatttgctccagcttttcaaacaaaatcaggctgaaacgaagttcgttttgagttcgtttcggcagttcgaaacagctgaccaaagccaactttctgggggagttcgtttggctcctaaacacctctgagtttccattggtccgtggcggttacaCAATCGGTGgttgtgttctgaaactccaccttctttgacgtgtgatttttttctttttattttttcctggttCGTATCTCATTCaccggaggtcaggcaagagaacaacatctcctagtcactagcaacataaatacagtgtgtcgaatagctgagctggtaCAAATATATCCACACCTGTACGATTGCTCggggagagactttaaagattcagagaaagcatttaattcctaaaaaaagaaattgcaacgaagcttggtgttgacaacccggagttatgcaaaaagcgacacatccgagacaagttttccaaaggcatgaaaagaatgaaaggaaagagtaaagatataaggtagcaagtaccaaatacatgtgtttcaaataaatgtttaccatattgctgctgctgttgttgttctttcaataagcgaatttagCCTACAATAAATGAGGGTGTCAAAATGACTTCTGCAAGATATGTGGAGTTCATAACTGACCATTTTCTGctgtggtataaaatgaagaatagtgcTCTCAGAAATAAAAGGGTTTTCATGTAGGGCAACACACTATCCCATGCTGCATAAATACCATGGTGCgaaacagtttaaaaatgtgtttctacagccactctgcaggtttctctttgtgagatttggttagcagtgactgaaacgcagctttacacacaactgtcagtctgcatggagaggatcttgagactccagtagcttcaaacacctgtcggcttttttacagctggcattacaatacagttctatatatatatatatttttttttttttttttttttttttttttttttttttttttttttccaaaaaattgtatgaactaaaatacttgaaatctatataagagcagaatgcaaaatgtacatgtcaatgataaacataaacctagaatctagaaacctgaaactacagaattcttcaatttgagtattcgtgtgtgtgtgtgtgtgtgtgtgtgtgtgtgtgtgtgtgtgtgtgtgtgtgtgtgtgtgtgtgtcatgttaatcagactaaTCACTTTATAGGCtactttatttactcaattttCAAACTCAATAGCTCTCAAATGTAAACCGTTgtagaatcgctgctgtctctttatgaatgaatggattaTTCATGCCAGACATTGCGGAGTGATAAATAGCAGTGAACTTTTGGACCTGAGATCTTACTATAGTGATAGTCTGCGTGCTCTATATAGTGAAAGAGGTGGGCAAAGGTAACCTAAAGTAACTGTtcgcttttttttcccccctttttttgctTCTCCCAACCGCTTTTATCTTCATGTCTTTTGCATGCCATCACGAGCCCACTCTCCTTCGCATCAGTTTTggtttcttataagcaaaaatagattgcattatcGCCCCCCCCACCCCCGACCCCCTTTTATCGGCTGTCAACATCACTTAATCttacactttttctttgatgatgaaccaGCCAGGCCGATGAATAACGTATGAAAGACCattcagaaatacaaaataatcacCACTAGGCCAACCCCACCACAGTAGAGGGATGAGGCGAGGACTCAGTACTGCAGAGAATGGGCTTTTATTAATAgccattaataaaaataaacaaaacagcaacaaaaattaCCCCATGGGAGAAAACAGGCTGGCATGGCAAGGCAGGATCAGGACACATCCAGGGTGATATGATGTATGATGATGAACTGGCATGGGACTGcaaacacaaggagaataaatagggagcaaATTAGGAGGGTAACGAAGGAAACACAAGTGGAGCACATGATg encodes:
- the LOC109048263 gene encoding cytochrome c oxidase subunit 7C, mitochondrial-like, translated to MLGQAVRRFATSAVRSSHYAEGPGKNLPFSVENKWRLLGMMVLFFGSGFTFPFIVVRHQILKK